The following are encoded together in the Drosophila sechellia strain sech25 chromosome 3R, ASM438219v1, whole genome shotgun sequence genome:
- the LOC6613871 gene encoding mannose-1-phosphate guanyltransferase beta: protein MCGNPAVGNGTRALILVGGYGTRLRPLTLSTPKPLVEFANKPILLHQLEALVDAGCRQVILAVSYRAEQMEKELKVEAKKLGVELIFSHETEPLGTAGPLALAKTILAASSEPFFVLNSDVICDFPFKQLVQFHRNHGKEGTIVVTKVEEPSKYGVVLYDENGCIKNFIEKPQEFVSNKINAGIYIFNPSVLDRIEVKPTSIEKEVFPAMAQQQELYAMDLTGFWMDIGQPKDFLTGMCLYLSSLRQKQSPKLYTGPGVVGNVLVDPTAKIGEGCRIGPNVTIGPDVVIEDGVCIKRSTILKGAIVRSHSWLDSCIVGWRSTVGRWVRIEGITVLGEDVIVKDELYINGGQVLPHKSIAASVPEPQIIM, encoded by the exons ATGTGTGGAAATCCAGCTGTGGGAAACGGGACGAGGGCGTTGATTCTGGTCGGTGGTTATGGGACCCGGCTGCGACCCCTGACCCTCAGCACGCCCAAGCCACTGGTGGAGTTCGCCAATAAGCCGATTCTTCTCCACCAACTGGAGGCACTCGTCGATGCGGGATGTCGTCAG GTTATTTTAGCCGTCAGCTATCGAGCCGAGCAAATGGAAAAGGAGCTTAAAGTCGAAGCCAAGAAACTGGGCGTGGAATTGATCTTCTCCCACGAGACGGAACCCCTGGGAACAGCTGGACCTCTGGCGCTAGCGAAAACGATTTTAGCAGCCAGCTCTGAGCCTTTTTTCGTGCTCAATTCGGACGTTATCTGCGATTTTCCATTTAAGCAACTAGTGCAATTCCATCGTAATCACGGAAAAGAAGGCACAATTGTGGTCACAAAGGTCGAAGAACCATCAAAATACGGAGTTGTGCTGTACGATGAGAACGGCTGCATAAAGAACTTTATTGAAAAGCCACAAGAGTTCGTTAGCAATAAGATCAATGCCGGCATTTACATCTTCAATCCCTCCGTCCTTGACCGGATCGAAGTTAAGCCCACATCAATAGAGAAGGAGGTGTTCCCTGCAATGGCGCAGCAACAGGAGTTGTACGCAATGGACTTAACTGGATTCTGGATGGACATCGGACAGCCAAAAGACTTCCTAACCG GCATGTGTCTCTATCTAAGCTCGCTGCGCCAGAAGCAATCCCCCAAGCTGTACACAGGGCCTGGAGTGGTGGGCAACGTGTTGGTGGATCCCACGGCCAAGATCGGCGAGGGTTGTCGCATCGGGCCTAATGTAACCATTGGACCGGACGTGGTCATCGAGGATGGCGTGTGCAttaagcgctcgaccatcctCAAAGGCGCCATCGTTCGCTCACACTCATGGCTGGACTCCTGCATCGTCGGTTGGCGTTCCACGGTTGGCCGTTGGGTTCGCATCGAAGGCATCACCGTGCTAGGCGAGGATGTAATCGTGAAGGATGAGCTCTACATTAACGGAGGCCAGGTCTTGCCCCATAAAAGCATTGCGGCCAGTGTCCCAGAACCGCAGATCATAATGTGA
- the LOC6613872 gene encoding Bardet-Biedl syndrome 5 protein homolog isoform X2, with protein sequence MLKSLAPIEGNQQPLLQLLWEDKEVKFDVPQLQKNLRSGERVLDYIYHIEDSKGNPGDTGRLMVTNLRIIWHSLVHKKYNLSIGYARIGNTNTRVVHMHSKARIASQALYILAVSNETRFEFLFTDVSGETSRRDQPIFASVFDVYHLYQRTYLYRDLKLRGAIVQAGQLVILPDEQVFSHVQGVWNLSSDQGNLGSFVVTNIRLVWFADANETFNISLPYLQIESLRVRESKYGPALVIQTAETGAGYVLGFRVDPAERLNELFKELSSLRAIYGEQPNFGIQYNANDARRRLEAAAEEAAQTSQFKVDNFEELDERQEREINTKLNSYLAEGCLGKVPSQGERAPVYCKELGFAMEPIRDGYKLQDLWNVMPTKMETME encoded by the exons ATGTTAAAGTCGCTAGCTCCGATCGAAGGAAACCAACAGccgttgctgcagttgctctgGGAGGACAAGGAGGTCAAATTTGATGTGCCCCAACT GCAAAAGAATCTGCGGAGCGGAGAGCGAGTGCTCGACTACATTTACCACATCGAAGACAGCAAAGGAAATCCGGGGGACACGGGTCGCCTGATGGTAACCAATTTGCGGATTATATGGCACTCGCTGGTCCACAAGAAGTACAATCTGT CCATTGGCTATGCTCGGATTGGCAACACCAACACTCGGGTAGTTCATATGCACTCCAAAGCCAGGATAGCCAGCCAGGCCCTCTACATCCTGGCGGTAAGCAACGAGACTCGCTTTGAGTTCCTTTTCACCGACGTATCTGGGGAAACGTCGCGTCGCGATCAGCCGATCTTCGCCAGCGTGTTCGACGTATATCA CCTGTATCAGCGTACTTATCTCTACCGCGACCTGAAGCTGCGCGGAGCCATCGTCCAAGCAGGTCAACTGGTTATCCTACCAGATGAGCAAGTCTTCAGCCATGTGCAGGGCGTGTGGAATTTGTCCAGCGACCAGGGCAACCTGGGCAGTTTCGTGGTAACCAATATTCGCCTGGTGTGGTTTGCAGATGCCAACGAGACCTTCAACATCAGTTTGCCATATCTACAGATTGAGAGC CTCCGCGTTCGGGAGTCCAAGTACGGACCCGCTTTGGTAATCCAAACAGCGGAAACGGGAGCAGGATATGTACTCGGATTCCGCGTCGATCCCGCCGAGCGGCTAAACGAGTTGTTCAAGGAGCTCAGCTCGCTACGCGCCATTTATGGCGAGCAGCCCAACTTTGGCATCCAATACAATGCGAATGACGCCCGGCGGCGATTGGAGGCGGCCGCCGAGGAAGCTGCGCAGACCTCCCAGTTCAAGGTGGACAACTTCGAGGAGCTGGACGAGCGGCAGGAGCGGGAGATCAACACCAAGCTCAACAGCTACCTCGCCGAGGGCTGTTTGGGCAAGGTGCCCAGTCAGGGCGAGAGAGCTCCGGTTTACTGCAAGGAACTGGGCTTTGCCATGGAGCCCATTAGGGATGGCTACAAATTGCAAGACCTGTGGAACGTTATGCCCACCAAAATGGAAACGATGGAATGA
- the LOC6613872 gene encoding Bardet-Biedl syndrome 5 protein homolog isoform X1, which translates to MLKSLAPIEGNQQPLLQLLWEDKEVKFDVPQLQKNLRSGERVLDYIYHIEDSKGNPGDTGRLMVTNLRIIWHSLVHKKYNLCKCLQFCLPSNELEIAFSQEAIGYARIGNTNTRVVHMHSKARIASQALYILAVSNETRFEFLFTDVSGETSRRDQPIFASVFDVYHLYQRTYLYRDLKLRGAIVQAGQLVILPDEQVFSHVQGVWNLSSDQGNLGSFVVTNIRLVWFADANETFNISLPYLQIESLRVRESKYGPALVIQTAETGAGYVLGFRVDPAERLNELFKELSSLRAIYGEQPNFGIQYNANDARRRLEAAAEEAAQTSQFKVDNFEELDERQEREINTKLNSYLAEGCLGKVPSQGERAPVYCKELGFAMEPIRDGYKLQDLWNVMPTKMETME; encoded by the exons ATGTTAAAGTCGCTAGCTCCGATCGAAGGAAACCAACAGccgttgctgcagttgctctgGGAGGACAAGGAGGTCAAATTTGATGTGCCCCAACT GCAAAAGAATCTGCGGAGCGGAGAGCGAGTGCTCGACTACATTTACCACATCGAAGACAGCAAAGGAAATCCGGGGGACACGGGTCGCCTGATGGTAACCAATTTGCGGATTATATGGCACTCGCTGGTCCACAAGAAGTACAATCTGTGTAAGTGCTtgcagttctgcttaccatcCAATGAACtagaaattgcattttcccAAGAAGCCATTGGCTATGCTCGGATTGGCAACACCAACACTCGGGTAGTTCATATGCACTCCAAAGCCAGGATAGCCAGCCAGGCCCTCTACATCCTGGCGGTAAGCAACGAGACTCGCTTTGAGTTCCTTTTCACCGACGTATCTGGGGAAACGTCGCGTCGCGATCAGCCGATCTTCGCCAGCGTGTTCGACGTATATCA CCTGTATCAGCGTACTTATCTCTACCGCGACCTGAAGCTGCGCGGAGCCATCGTCCAAGCAGGTCAACTGGTTATCCTACCAGATGAGCAAGTCTTCAGCCATGTGCAGGGCGTGTGGAATTTGTCCAGCGACCAGGGCAACCTGGGCAGTTTCGTGGTAACCAATATTCGCCTGGTGTGGTTTGCAGATGCCAACGAGACCTTCAACATCAGTTTGCCATATCTACAGATTGAGAGC CTCCGCGTTCGGGAGTCCAAGTACGGACCCGCTTTGGTAATCCAAACAGCGGAAACGGGAGCAGGATATGTACTCGGATTCCGCGTCGATCCCGCCGAGCGGCTAAACGAGTTGTTCAAGGAGCTCAGCTCGCTACGCGCCATTTATGGCGAGCAGCCCAACTTTGGCATCCAATACAATGCGAATGACGCCCGGCGGCGATTGGAGGCGGCCGCCGAGGAAGCTGCGCAGACCTCCCAGTTCAAGGTGGACAACTTCGAGGAGCTGGACGAGCGGCAGGAGCGGGAGATCAACACCAAGCTCAACAGCTACCTCGCCGAGGGCTGTTTGGGCAAGGTGCCCAGTCAGGGCGAGAGAGCTCCGGTTTACTGCAAGGAACTGGGCTTTGCCATGGAGCCCATTAGGGATGGCTACAAATTGCAAGACCTGTGGAACGTTATGCCCACCAAAATGGAAACGATGGAATGA
- the LOC6613873 gene encoding uncharacterized protein LOC6613873, translating into MLLAAAGLPAYDAAKLSSNAGSGSSNVGSGRVGTPTASSSRPSAASALMKTLSVRLHRGTEFIKDTVHKALVMSAPTPVAPATAPAPKIVDHSLKRKLSGAGGLMGCSSMGSMTSSIASSSRSHHYALTSQGASSQVIPLPSQVPTAAFLRTYTVAPTALHRSAAARKRNPSTDSLLMDLCLFKPIRPMPITPIKIHKFRGFELKKPKFVPAANPDSEEDEDDDDEDEVVRKPKPSNLTLPTNADSAFVPMPYIETTNTAINATTTTNSRSRSRSLNTHTSGSAQAITKPKRRRRAPMLTAKRRRKALDTKLTTSADGGTEDKAPAVRKATTARGGSKRSRGESITAPTPADPIKSPVAIKAPTKSKSTSRSEAAKRSRVAVVQNATVLTATSATSADSISKTATKRKAANEKVAKRSRGSAALSVRPSPPMTRQRARQQISAST; encoded by the exons ATGCTGCTGGCCGCAGCCGGTCTGCCGGCCTACGACGCCGCTAAGCTGTCCAGCAATGCCGGATCCGGCTCCAGCAACGTGGGCTCCGGCCGAGTGGGTACACCCACGGCGTCCTCGTCGCGTCCTAGTGCCGCTAGTGCCCTGATGAAGACCCTGTCTGTGCGCCTGCATCGAGGCACCGAGTTCATTAAGGACACCGTTCATAAGGCCCTGGTCATGTCCGCTCCTACGCCTGTGGCCCCAGCTACAGCTCCTGCGCCCAAGATCGTGGACCACAGCCTAAAGCGAAAGCTTAGCGGCGCTGGTGGGCTGATGGGCTGCAGCAGCATGGGCAGTATGACCTCATCTATCGCCAGCAGCTCGAGAAGTCATCACTATGCCCTGACCAGCCAGGGCGCCTCCTCACAGGTGATTCCTTTGCCCAGTCAAGTGCCCACAGCTGCCTTTCTGCGCACCTACACGGTGGCTCCCACGGCACTCCATCGATCTGCCGCCGCTCGCAAACGGAATCCCAGCACCGACAGCCTGCTTATGGACCTGTGCCTCTTTAAGCCCATTCGGCCCATGCCCATAACGCCAATAAAAAT CCACAAGTTCCGCGGCTTTGAACTgaagaaaccaaaatttgtCCCCGCTGCAAATCCAGACAGCGAAGAAGatgaggacgacgacgatgaaGATGAGGTGGTCCGCAAGCCAAAGCCCAG CAACTTGACATTGCCAACAAATGCGGACTCGGCCTTCGTTCCGATGCCCTACATAGAAACCACCAACACCGCCATTAACGCAACCACCACCACTAACAGCAGGAGCAGATCCCGCTCCCTCAACACACACACCTCAGGCTCTGCCCAGGCCATAACCAAGCCAAAGCGTCGTCGTCGCGCTCCCATGCTCACGGCCAAAAGACGACGCAAGGCGCTGGATACGAAACTAACAACTTCAGCAGACGGAGGGACTGAAGACAAAGCTCCTGCCGTGCGCAAAGCGACAACAGCACGCGGAGGATCCAAGCGCAGTCGTGGAGAATCGATCACGGCTCCCACGCCAGCGGACCCAATCAAATCTCCAGTAGCAATTAAAGCGCCGACCAAGAGCAAATCAACCTCTAGAAGTGAAGCTGCTAAACGTAGTCGTGTAGCTGTTGTGCAGAATGCCACTGTTCTCACAGCGACTTCCGCCACTTCAGCAGATTCAATCAGTAAAACCGCAACCAAGCGCAAGGCTGCTAATGAAAAAGTCGCCAAGCGCAGTCGTGGTTCCGCAGCCTTGTCTGTGCGTCCTTCCCCGCCAATGACACGTCAGCGGGCTCGTCAGCAGATCTCCGCCAGCACCTAA
- the LOC6613875 gene encoding uncharacterized protein LOC6613875 yields MISKIKIWSRSPMIPARDHGSAILPPADRPEPIPELCEERPVMGWLLGWEYGRKWLERREEIQRHRNMVSKFGRIPADFGWWINQRRPLYVRQQRFRSKAGPRARKQITAFEMAKQRREEQNRKLLESQPKNQ; encoded by the coding sequence ATGATTTCAAAGATCAAGATCTGGAGCCGCTCGCCGATGATTCCGGCCAGGGATCACGGGTCAGCGATCCTTCCGCCGGCAGATCGGCCCGAACCCATTCCGGAGCTGTGCGAGGAAAGGCCCGTGATGGGATGGCTGCTCGGCTGGGAATACGGAAGGAAGTGGCTGGAGAGGCGCGAGGAGATCCAGAGGCACCGCAACATGGTCAGCAAGTTCGGCAGGATTCCGGCGGACTTCGGCTGGTGGATCAACCAGCGCAGGCCCCTCTATGTGCGTCAACAGCGATTCCGGAGCAAGGCTGGACCTCGTGCCCGGAAACAGATCACGGCCTTCGAGATGGCCAAGCAGAGGCGTGAGGAGCAGAACCGCAAGCTATTGGAGAGCCAGCCCAAAAACCAGTAA
- the LOC6613876 gene encoding uncharacterized protein LOC6613876, translated as MSNKIYWEPAKAFRPENERSKVDIWHRSFKPTYEQEEPQMALLLSWHYGRQWVEERDMNKMETKVKMMKEVKFIPPNYTSWLEKRRPKRTKQQLLRS; from the coding sequence atgTCGAACAAAATATACTGGGAGCCGGCAAAGGCTTTCCGCCCGGAAAACGAGAGGTCGAAAGTAGATATCTGGCACCGGTCATTCAAACCGACTTACGAGCAGGAGGAGCCCCAGATGGCACTGCTTCTATCCTGGCACTACGGTCGCCAGTGGGTGGAGGAGCGTGATATGAACAAGATGGAGACCAAGGTGAAGATGATGAAGGAGGTCAAATTCATTCCACCCAACTATACCAGTTGGCTTGAGAAGCGGAGGCCCAAAAGGACTAAGCAACAGCTGCTCAGATCTTGA